The following proteins are co-located in the Enoplosus armatus isolate fEnoArm2 chromosome 8, fEnoArm2.hap1, whole genome shotgun sequence genome:
- the tnnt2a gene encoding LOW QUALITY PROTEIN: troponin T type 2a (cardiac) (The sequence of the model RefSeq protein was modified relative to this genomic sequence to represent the inferred CDS: substituted 1 base at 1 genomic stop codon) — MSDNEEVVEEYEEXEEEVEEVEEQEEEEEAEEEAEQEEDKPAAEEGEEANEGQDGEQEEAKPKFKPFIMPNLIPPKIPDGEKVDFDDIHRKRMEKDLMELQTLIEVHFESRKKEEDELVNLKERIEKRRSERAEQQRIRSDREKERQKRLEEERSRKEEEEAKRRAEDDAKKKKTLTSLHFGGYMQKLTEKRSGKRQTEREKKKKILNERHKSLDIESLSQEGLKEKAKELWEWMYQLEAEKFELQYQFTRQKYEINVLRNRVSDHQKTSKRTKRGLRK, encoded by the exons gaggaggaggtggaggaggtggaggagcaggaggaggaggaggaggcagaggaag AGGCCGAGCAGGAAGAGGACAAACCTGctgcagaggagggggaggaggccaACGAAGGACAAG atggtgaac aggaggaggccaaACCAAAATTCAA GCCCTTCATCATGCCCAACCTCATCCCTCCTAAGATACCAGATGGAGAGAAGGTGGATTTCGAT GATATACATCGTAAAAGGATGGAGAAGGACCTGATGGAGCTTCAGACTTTGATCGAGGTTCACTTTGAGagcagaaagaaggaagaagatGAGCTCGTTAATCTCAAGGAGAGGATT GAGAAGCGCCGTTCGGAGCGAGCGGAGCAGCAACGGATCcgcagtgacagagagaaagagcgacaGAAGCGTCTTGAG GAGGAGAGATCTcgtaaggaggaggaggaggccaagaggagagcagaggatgacgctaagaagaagaaaaccctCACCAGCCTCCACTTTGGAGGCTACATGCAGAAGTTG acagaaaaacGGAGTGGTAAGaggcagactgagagagagaagaagaagaagatcctGAATGAAAGACACAAATCTCTGGACATCGAGAGCTTGAGCCAGGAAGGACTCAA AGAGAAAGCTAAAGAGCTGTGGGAGTGGATGTACCAGCTGGAGGCTGAGAAGTTTGAATTGCAGTACCAGTTCACCCGACAGAAATATgag ATTAACGTGCTGAGGAACCGTGTCAGCGACCATCAGAAAAC ATCCAAGAGGACCAAGAGAGGCCTGAGGAAATAG